The following are encoded together in the Culex pipiens pallens isolate TS chromosome 1, TS_CPP_V2, whole genome shotgun sequence genome:
- the LOC128092602 gene encoding uncharacterized protein LOC128092602, with amino-acid sequence MMTVRGACEPGDKEDWVGVVVLLFATRSLLPVRECSTRQASGSGESCDTMLRTPLLYDNNQLAHRVAHFRFTVSISFADSKIDSFEKNLLPHRNDDGDDNGIDVNDMYTKKHADELCASMESRFLGFEPTTTKSARVILTAIMNATTVLNFSTLGRREFALHTIQMGL; translated from the exons ATGATGACGGTGAGAGGTGCGTGTGAACCTGGAGATAAAGAAGACTGGGTCGGTGTTGTAGTACTGCTATTCGCCACCCGGTCACTGCTGCCGGTTAGAGAGTGCTCTACGCGACAAGCTTCCGGTTCGGGTGAATCTTGTGACACTATG CTTCGAACTCCACTGCTTTACGACAACAACCAGCTAGCTCACCGTGTAGCGCACTTCCGGTTCACGGTATCAATCTCGTTCGCCGATTCCAAAATCGATTCCTTCGAGAAGAACCTGCTTCCACATCgcaacgacgacggcgacgacaaCGGAATTGATGTGAATGATATGTACACAAAAAAGCACGCCGACGAGCTGTGTGCGAGCATGGAGAGTCGGTTCCTCGGCTTtgaaccgacgacgacgaagtcgGCGAGAGTAATCTTGACGGCTATCATGAACGCGACAACGGTGCTCAATTTCTCTACCTTGGGACGGCGAGAATTCGCTTTGCATACCATACAGATGGGTTTGTAA
- the LOC120415641 gene encoding cleavage stimulation factor subunit 2 tau variant gives MGDKSDQSIMDKSMRSVFVGNIPYEATEEKLKDIFSEVGPVISLKLVFDRESGKPKGYGFCEYKDQETALSAMRNLNGYEIGGRALRVDNACTEKSRMEMAALLQGPQVDNPYGDPCDPSDAPEIITKTVVSLPPEQMYELMKQMKTCFQNNPVEARTMLMQNPQLAYALLQAQVVMRIVDPATAVTFLHKAHQMPPILTSDTMVIPQSQLSPATMPMPVPAPMPVPPVGAGPGSSQFAPVGHDVDLRNVDPRLGRQLNMDQDMRSLGPVGIPDAFVPRGGPPARPIGPQQPPAASAFPMDPRQRPVDPRQGPKDPRQQPGGPAPGGRPPPPSASSQQAAAAAAAAASSNGIPNDASDQEKAALIMQVLQLSDEQIAMLPSEQRTSILVLKEQIAKSTQR, from the exons ATGGGTGACAAAAGCGACCAGAGCATCATGGACAAGTCCATGCGGTCCGTGTTCG tCGGCAACATCCCGTACGAAGCGACCGAGGAAAAGCTGAAGGACATCTTCAGCGAGGTCGGTCCGGTCATCTCGCTGAAGCTGGTGTTTGATCGCGAGAGTGGCAAACCGAAAGGGTATGGCTTTTGCGAGTACAAGGACCAGGAGACGGCGCTCAGTGCGATGCGGAATTTGAACGGGTACGAGATTGGGGGGAGGGCGCTGCGTGTGGACAATGCTTGTACGGAAAAGTCCCGCATGGAGATGGCGGCGCTGCTGCAGGGACCCCAGGTGGACAACCCGTACGGGGATCCGTGCGATCCGTCGGATGCGCCGGAGATTATAACGAAGACGGTTGTGTCGCTGCCGCCGGAGCAGATGTACGAGCTGATGAAGCAGATGAAGACGTGCTTCCAGAACAACCCGGTTGAGGCGCGCACGATGTTGATGCAGAACCCGCAGCTGGCGTACGCGCTGCTTCAGGCGCAGGTTGTGATGCGGATCGTCGATCCGGCTACTGCCGTTACGTTCCTGCACAAGGCGCACCAGATGCCGCCGATTTTGACCAGCGATACGATGGTCATTCCGCAGTCGCAGCTATCGCCGGCCACCATGCCGATGCCCGTTCCGGCACCGATGCCGGTTCCTCCGGTTGGCGCCGGACCCGGTTCGTCCCAGTTTGCCCCCGTAGGGCATGACGTCGATTTGCGCAATGTTGATCCGCGGTTGGGTCGTCAGCTGAACATGGACCAGGACATGCGATCGCTTGGGCCGGTGGGCATTCCAGACGCTTTTGTTCCGCGGGGTGGACCGCCGGCACGTCCGATTGGTCCGCAGCAGCCTCCGGCAGCGAGCGCCTTTCCGATGGATCCTCGTCAGCGTCCGGTCGATCCGCGCCAGGGACCAAAGGATCCCCGCCAACAGCCGGGAGGGCCGGCTCCCGGGGGAAGGCCACCGCCACCGTCGGCTTCGTCCCAGCAAGCGGCGGCCGCGGCAGCAGCTGCCGCCTCGTCCAATGGCATTCCGAACGACGCGTCCGACCAGGAGAAGGCCGCACTCATCATGCAGGTGCTGCAGCTGTCGGACGAGCAAATTGCGATGTTGCCCTCCGAGCAGCGGACGTCGATTCTGGTGCTCAAGGAGCAGATTGCCAAGAGCACGCAACGATAA
- the LOC120415632 gene encoding uncharacterized protein LOC120415632, protein MPNLEYLELHGEVFEDILLYKRGSPRLTELHLRDVEVNGFWPFLNLSPLLCRIVLHGCTLNFQTSNVRVLRNIRTLEIDEDSNVPLKMLKALLRKCPSLEEFSFGCAEDYPDSVPLLICERLKRLRKLSLRGYPVTDASVNHIVQHGRALEEVRLNADVMSQETIERLLANSNLQVWLDQY, encoded by the coding sequence ATGCCGAACTTGGAGTACTTGGAGCTGCACGGAGAAGTCTTTGAGGATATCCTTCTCTACAAAAGGGGCAGCCCTCGCCTGACGGAGCTCCACCTGCGGGATGTTGAAGTAAACGGTTTCTGGCCGTTTCTCAACCTTTCTCCGCTGCTTTGCCGCATCGTCCTGCACGGTTGTACGCTGAACTTCCAGACCTCGAACGTCAGGGTGTTGAGAAACATTCGCACCTTGGAGATCGATGAGGACTCCAATGTGCCCTTGAAAATGCTAAAAGCGCTGCTTCGGAAATGTCCCTCCCTGGAGGAGTTCTCGTTCGGCTGTGCGGAGGACTACCCGGACTCGGTTCCGCTGCTGATTTGCGAGCGTTTGAAGCGTTTGCGCAAGTTGTCGCTGCGAGGATATCCGGTTACGGATGCGAGCGTGAATCACATTGTTCAGCACGGTCGCGCTCTGGAAGAGGTGCGGCTCAACGCGGACGTCATGTCCCAGGAAACCATCGAACGGCTGCTCGCGAATAGCAATCTGCAGGTGTGGCTGGATCAATATTAG
- the LOC120415642 gene encoding uncharacterized protein LOC120415642, whose product MSTFVARRSRRIEQLTRLASQSDLYPPEIWEHIFRHLTGLQILRTRLVCRRWRDIIAGCPLLMRKLRIRFDNRRYRELVDDFPLLPITEISILEYSVVVAPDWWPWVSQKLTYLTLFDCGVKVSLLLGMLQQTSNLRCLKIRECFLEGTAELNVQFPQLEELTLDKVEYDHYDDNEYTNLLDIFEKIFPRLRDLRIRKIGENGFNVERLVPAIRALASTLDALEMDFAEVNVLRDLPELTRTRLRRISVHVDPYFELDRWSRFFRAQPQLDDLVIFTTNLSTNMVKLDSNFPCSILTLALSYYRWCATSGGPCRI is encoded by the coding sequence ATGTCCACCTTCGTGGCGCGCCGTTCGCGCCGCATCGAGCAACTTACCCGGCTGGCCAGCCAGTCGGACCTGTACCCGCCGGAGATTTGGGAGCACATCTTCCGCCACCTGACCGGCCTGCAGATCCTGCGGACGCGCCTGGTTTGTCGCCGCTGGCGGGACATAATCGCCGGTTGTCCGCTGCTGATGCGGAAGCTCCGGATTCGCTTCGATAACAGAAGGTATAGAGAACTGGTCGACGATTTTCCGTTGCTTCCGATAACGGAGATAAGCATCCTGGAGTATTCCGTTGTTGTCGCGCCTGACTGGTGGCCTTGGGTAAGCCAAAAGCTGACCTATCTGACATTGTTCGATTGTGGTGTGAAGGTATCGCTGCTTCTTGGAATGCTTCAGCAAACTTCCAACCTTCGGTGCTTGAAGATTCGAGAATGTTTCCTGGAAGGGACCGCAGAACTAAACGTCCAGTTTCCACAGCTGGAAGAGCTTACTCTGGACAAAGTGGAGTATGACCACTACGACGACAATGAGTACACGAACCTGCTGGACATCTTTGAGAAAATCTTTCCCCGACTAAGAGATCTTCGTATCAGGAAGATTGGGGAAAATGGGTTCAACGTTGAACGTCTCGTACCAGCGATTCGAGCCCTTGCAAGCACACTGGACGCGTTGGAAATGGACTTCGCCGAGGTGAACGTTCTTCGCGATCTGCCCGAGCTGACCCGGACCCGACTGCGCCGAATCTCTGTCCATGTTGACCCGTATTTTGAGTTGGACAGATGGTCCCGTTTCTTCCGCGCGCAACCTCAACTCGACGATTTGGTGATATTCACGACTAACTTGAGCACCAACATGGTAAAATTAGATTCAAACTTTCCTTGCTCGATATTAACGCTCGCTCTGTCCTATTACAGATGGTGTGCGACATCGGGCGGGCCGTGTCGAATCTAA